A region of the bacterium genome:
ACGGTTGATGATCCGGATCGGTCAGTTTGATCGGATCAAGCACCACTTTGAGTTGCTCCTCGGTGAGGAGCTTCTGCTCGCGAATCAGCTCCACGATCGTCTTGCCGGTCTTCACCGAGAGCTTGGCCAGTTCGGCTGCCATCGCGTATCCGATGTGCGGATTCATGATCGTCGCCATGCCCACCGACGCTTCGAAGTAGTGGCGGCAGCGCTCGCGATCCACTGTGATCCCCTTGATGCAGCGATCAGTGAACGCCTTGATCGAGGTTTCGAGAATGTGGACTCCCTGCTGCAAATTGTAATTCACCACCGGCATCATCACGTTGAGGTCCATTTGACCGGCGTGAGCGCTATAGGCCACCGTGGTATCGAATCCGATCACCTGATAACAGACCTGATTCATCATCTCGGCCATCGAGGGATTGATCTTCCCCGGCATGATTGAGGAACCGGGTTGCACCGGCGGAAGCTGGAATTCCGCGAGACCCGTCCGCGGTCCGCACGAAAGCAGTCGAATATCCGCTACGATCTTGCCGAGCTCAATCGCCAGCAAACGCAGCGCACTGGAATAGTGGAGCATATCGCCGAGGCTCTGCGTCACCTCGAAAAGATTCGGCGCCGCATGGAATTCGATCCCCGTGTGTTTCGATATCTCCTTGGCCACCATGAACCGGTACTTGGGATGCGCGTTCATTCCCGTTCCGGCCGCCGTCGCTCCCAGGTTCAGTTGACGAAGACCGCGCTCGGCCTCTTCGATGCGCGTGCGACAGCGGGCGAGAATCGAAGCGTAACCCGAAAACTCCTGCCCCAGCCGAATCGGCACCGCGTCCTGCAAATGCGTGCGCGCCGACTTGATGACGTCCTCGAACTCGCGAGCCTTATCCTCCATCGCCTGAATGAGTCCGTCCAGCGAAGTCATCAGATCG
Encoded here:
- a CDS encoding aspartate ammonia-lyase, which produces MRIEKDSLGELQVPADALYGVQTARAVANFPISGLRPHPVFIRAYAIIKRSAAIVHRELDVLSKERADAIVKAADEMLAGKLFDQVVVDVYQAGAGTSTNMNMNEVLANRAIDIMGGQRGDYGKLHPNDHVNMAQSTNDTYPAAIRIGVCMKNPDLMTSLDGLIQAMEDKAREFEDVIKSARTHLQDAVPIRLGQEFSGYASILARCRTRIEEAERGLRQLNLGATAAGTGMNAHPKYRFMVAKEISKHTGIEFHAAPNLFEVTQSLGDMLHYSSALRLLAIELGKIVADIRLLSCGPRTGLAEFQLPPVQPGSSIMPGKINPSMAEMMNQVCYQVIGFDTTVAYSAHAGQMDLNVMMPVVNYNLQQGVHILETSIKAFTDRCIKGITVDRERCRHYFEASVGMATIMNPHIGYAMAAELAKLSVKTGKTIVELIREQKLLTEEQLKVVLDPIKLTDPDHQP